One Echinicola strongylocentroti DNA window includes the following coding sequences:
- a CDS encoding RagB/SusD family nutrient uptake outer membrane protein, with amino-acid sequence MKIKTIKIAFNALMLGAAFGFYGCSEYLEEVPYGEVAPDEMSKTENIERAIIASYSILNGQFDGASSAFNSPASNWSFGDVMSDDAYKGGGGTGDQNQIHQMEIYNINPTITDISRKWLALYEGVKRSNYALRLLLESEEFDPERKSIREGELRFLRGHFYFELKKIYNNVPFIDETSSTVDDYYVGNKELNDEELWGKIESDFNAAFDLLPVDQADAGRATKFAAKAYLAKTYAFQGKWQACLEAADEVIASGKYALLPDFREVFLPENDNSEEIIFAVQHSVNDGEPSNYNGSIGDRLSAPGGPYYPQYGFHRPSQNLINSFETNENGLPVMDGELASGDYIDLRLDHTLARPGIPYLDLPVLYEASWARDQATYGPNSPKKRLVSALSEFYVQAWPYVNALNYYVIRYADLLLWKAEAQVELGDLEGARATVNLVRGRAAQSAAVTKLDSEEPADNYQLSTYDQPWTSASAARELVRLERRLELAMEGHRFFDLVRWGVAAETMNGYFETEKEVSSHLVNGRFVEGKHEYFPIPQIYLDIMPEEEVEQNPNY; translated from the coding sequence ATGAAGATTAAAACAATAAAAATTGCTTTCAATGCACTTATGCTCGGTGCTGCTTTCGGTTTTTACGGATGTTCCGAATACCTGGAGGAGGTGCCTTATGGTGAAGTAGCTCCAGATGAAATGAGCAAAACTGAAAATATAGAAAGGGCCATTATAGCTTCTTACAGCATCCTGAATGGTCAATTTGACGGTGCTTCGAGTGCTTTTAATTCTCCCGCATCCAATTGGAGTTTTGGCGATGTAATGTCCGATGATGCCTATAAAGGCGGAGGCGGTACAGGTGACCAAAATCAAATCCATCAGATGGAGATCTATAATATCAATCCTACCATTACGGATATTAGCCGTAAGTGGCTGGCACTCTATGAAGGTGTGAAGCGATCCAATTATGCCCTTCGCCTTTTGTTGGAGAGTGAGGAGTTTGATCCTGAGCGTAAAAGTATCAGGGAAGGCGAATTAAGGTTTTTGAGAGGTCATTTCTATTTTGAGCTGAAGAAGATCTATAATAATGTTCCATTTATAGATGAAACTTCGTCCACTGTGGATGATTACTATGTAGGCAATAAGGAGCTGAATGACGAAGAGCTTTGGGGAAAGATAGAAAGTGATTTTAATGCAGCTTTTGACCTCCTTCCAGTAGATCAGGCTGATGCTGGTCGTGCTACCAAGTTTGCTGCCAAGGCTTACCTGGCCAAAACTTACGCCTTCCAAGGAAAGTGGCAGGCGTGCCTAGAGGCTGCCGATGAGGTAATTGCCTCCGGCAAATATGCCCTTTTGCCTGATTTCCGTGAGGTGTTTTTGCCTGAAAATGACAACAGCGAAGAAATTATCTTTGCCGTTCAGCACTCTGTCAATGACGGAGAGCCGAGCAACTACAATGGAAGTATCGGTGACCGCCTCTCAGCCCCGGGAGGACCGTATTATCCTCAATATGGTTTTCATAGACCAAGCCAAAACTTGATCAATAGTTTTGAAACCAATGAAAACGGCTTGCCTGTTATGGACGGTGAATTGGCTAGTGGGGATTATATTGACCTGAGACTGGACCATACCTTGGCAAGGCCGGGAATTCCTTATTTGGATCTACCGGTACTTTATGAAGCTTCTTGGGCGCGGGACCAAGCTACTTATGGACCGAATAGCCCCAAAAAGAGGCTTGTATCTGCCCTTTCTGAGTTTTATGTCCAAGCTTGGCCTTATGTTAATGCCCTGAACTATTACGTCATAAGGTATGCCGATTTATTGCTGTGGAAAGCAGAGGCGCAAGTGGAATTGGGAGATTTGGAAGGAGCTCGGGCCACAGTGAATTTAGTAAGGGGAAGGGCAGCGCAGAGTGCTGCTGTTACCAAACTGGATAGCGAGGAACCTGCCGATAATTATCAATTGTCCACTTATGACCAGCCCTGGACCAGTGCGTCAGCCGCCAGGGAATTGGTCCGATTGGAAAGACGGTTAGAACTGGCCATGGAAGGCCATCGCTTTTTTGACCTTGTACGGTGGGGTGTAGCTGCCGAGACGATGAACGGTTATTTTGAAACTGAAAAAGAAGTCAGCTCCCATCTGGTAAATGGAAGGTTTGTGGAAGGAAAACACGAGTACTTTCCTATTCCCCAGATTTATTTGGACATCATGCCTGAGGAAGAAGTAGAGCAAAATCCAAATTACTAA